In Priestia megaterium NBRC 15308 = ATCC 14581, the following proteins share a genomic window:
- a CDS encoding lactonase family protein, with protein sequence MSEHGKFIGFAGTYTKAGSEGVYTFTLDTKAKKIVEVKAVAKIENPTYLNASKDNKHLYTVIKEGEKGGVAAFKIDPNTGQLKFVNRQLLDGAPPCYVSVNEDNTLVLSANFHKGSVETYSVNEETGEIEYVASVVEHPHSDLKKGQKGKPHVHYADFTPGEKHVAVVDLGIDEIVTYEVEDNKLKEVNSLSTSVGSGPRHLTFHPNGRYAYAMTEFSSEVLFLTYDESKGSFTQQQATLAIPADFTENNQGSAIHISSDGRFVYAGNRGHNSIATFKVDQDSGQLTFVEWTGTEGDWPRDFVLDPTEQFIVASNQETGNLVLFERDQESGKLTLLQSNVTVPEAVCVKFLHYK encoded by the coding sequence ATGAGTGAACATGGAAAATTTATTGGGTTTGCAGGTACATATACAAAAGCAGGCAGTGAAGGTGTCTATACATTTACGTTAGATACGAAGGCTAAAAAGATTGTAGAAGTAAAAGCCGTGGCTAAAATTGAAAATCCTACATACTTAAATGCAAGCAAAGACAACAAACATCTTTATACAGTTATTAAAGAAGGAGAAAAAGGTGGAGTAGCTGCTTTTAAGATTGATCCAAACACAGGGCAATTAAAATTTGTAAACAGACAGCTGCTAGACGGTGCGCCTCCTTGCTACGTTTCAGTGAATGAAGATAATACGCTTGTTTTATCTGCTAATTTTCATAAAGGGAGCGTTGAGACGTATTCTGTTAATGAAGAAACAGGAGAAATTGAATATGTAGCATCCGTAGTGGAACATCCTCATTCAGACCTCAAAAAAGGACAAAAAGGAAAACCACACGTACACTATGCCGATTTTACTCCTGGAGAAAAGCACGTGGCCGTAGTGGACTTAGGTATTGATGAAATCGTGACATATGAAGTGGAAGATAATAAATTGAAGGAAGTCAACAGTCTTTCTACATCTGTTGGTTCGGGCCCTAGACATTTAACGTTCCATCCAAATGGCCGCTATGCCTATGCAATGACAGAATTCAGCTCTGAAGTTTTATTTTTAACTTATGACGAAAGCAAAGGAAGCTTTACTCAACAACAAGCTACTTTAGCGATCCCGGCTGATTTTACAGAAAATAATCAAGGGAGTGCGATCCACATTTCTTCAGACGGCCGCTTTGTCTATGCAGGAAACCGCGGACATAACTCCATTGCAACATTCAAAGTAGATCAGGATTCTGGACAGTTAACATTCGTAGAATGGACAGGAACTGAAGGCGACTGGCCGCGCGATTTTGTTTTGGATCCAACAGAACAATTTATTGTGGCTTCTAATCAAGAAACAGGAAACTTGGTACTGTTTGAAAGAGACCAAGAAAGTGGAAAGCTAACGCTTCTTCAATCTAACGTCACGGTTCCAGAAGCTGTGTGCGTAAAGTTCCTCCACTACAAGTAA
- the map gene encoding type I methionyl aminopeptidase codes for MITLKSEREINLMHEAGKLLASCHKEIAKMIKPGVTTMQIDKFVEEYLAKHGATPEQKGYKGYQYATCASLNDEICHGFPTTKPLKDGDIVTIDMVVNLNGGLADSAWTHTVGEISDEAQRLVDVTYEALLKGIEQAQPGNRTGDIGHAIQSYVEGEKFSVVRDFTGHGIGNTMHEAPTILHYGKAGKGTRLKEGMVITIEPMVNAGTWHSKMDKNGWTARTTDGKLSAQFEHTLAITKNGPLILTAH; via the coding sequence ATGATCACATTAAAAAGTGAACGCGAAATTAATTTAATGCACGAAGCAGGTAAATTATTAGCTTCTTGTCATAAAGAAATCGCTAAAATGATCAAACCAGGCGTAACAACAATGCAAATTGATAAATTTGTTGAAGAGTACTTAGCAAAGCACGGAGCAACGCCGGAACAAAAAGGATACAAAGGATATCAATATGCAACGTGCGCTTCTTTAAATGATGAAATTTGCCACGGTTTTCCAACAACTAAACCGTTAAAAGACGGGGATATTGTAACCATTGATATGGTTGTAAATTTAAACGGAGGCTTAGCAGATTCCGCATGGACTCATACCGTTGGAGAGATTTCAGACGAAGCGCAGCGTCTAGTAGATGTTACATACGAAGCGCTTTTAAAAGGAATCGAGCAGGCACAGCCAGGAAATCGCACAGGTGACATTGGCCACGCTATTCAAAGCTATGTAGAAGGCGAAAAATTCTCTGTGGTACGCGACTTCACAGGACACGGAATTGGAAATACCATGCACGAAGCGCCTACAATTCTTCACTATGGAAAAGCTGGCAAAGGTACACGTTTAAAAGAAGGTATGGTTATTACAATTGAGCCAATGGTAAACGCTGGTACATGGCATTCTAAAATGGATAAAAACGGTTGGACTGCTCGTACAACAGATGGTAAATTATCCGCTCAATTTGAACATACGCTTGCGATTACGAAAAACGGTCCTCTTATTTTAACGGCACATTAA